A single genomic interval of Oryza sativa Japonica Group chromosome 7, ASM3414082v1 harbors:
- the LOC4343840 gene encoding cytochrome P450 78A5 has protein sequence MALSSMAAAQESSLLLFLLPTSAASVFPPLISVVVLAALLLWLSPGGPAWALSRCRGTPPPPGVAGGAASALSGPAAHRVLAGISRAVEGGAAVMSLSVGLTRLVVASRPETAREILVSPAFGDRPVKDAARQLLFHRAMGFAPSGDAHWRGLRRASAAHLFGPRRVAGSAPEREAIGARIVGDVASLMSRRGEVPLRRVLHAASLGHVMATVFGKRHGDISIQDGELLEEMVTEGYDLLGKFNWADHLPLLRWLDLQGIRRRCNRLVQKVEVFVGKIIQEHKAKRAAGGVAVADGVLGDFVDVLLDLQGEEKMSDSDMIAVLWEMIFRGTDTVAILMEWVMARMVMHPEIQAKAQAEVDAAVGGRRGRVADGDVASLPYIQSIVKETLRMHPPGPLLSWARLAVHDARVGGHAVPAGTTAMVNMWAIAHDAAVWPEPDAFRPERFSEGEDVGVLGGDLRLAPFGAGRRVCPGRMLALATAHLWLAQLLHAFDWSPTAAGVDLSERLGMSLEMAAPLVCKAVARA, from the exons ATGGCGCTCTCCTCCATGGCCGCGGCGCAAGAgagctccctcctcctcttcctcctcccgacgTCGGCCGCCTCCGTGTTCCCGCCGCTCATCTCCGTGgtcgtcctcgccgcgctcctcctGTGGCTCTCGCCGGGTGGCCCCGCGTGGGCGCTGTCCCGTTGCCgtggcacgccgccgccgccgggcgtgGCGGGGGGCGCGGCCAGCGCGCTGTCCGGCCCTGCCGCGCACCGCGTGCTCGCCGGGATTTCGCGCGCcgtcgagggcggcgcggcggtgatgTCGCTCTCCGTCGGCCTCACCCGCCTCGTCGTGGCGAgccggccggagacggcgaGGGAGATCCTCGTCAGCCCGGCGTTCGGCGACCGCCCCGTGAAGGACGCGGCGAGGCAGCTGCTGTTCCACCGCGCCATGGGGTTCGCCCCGTCGGGCGACGCGCACTGGCGCGGGCTCCGCCGCGCCTCCGCGGCGCACCTCTTCGGCCCGCGCCGCGTGGCCGGGTCCGCGCCCGAGCGCGAGGCCATCGGCGCCCGCATAGTCGGCGACGTCGCCTCCCTCATGTCCCGCCGCGGCGAGGTCCCCCTCCGCCGCGTCCTTCACGCCGCGTCGCTCGGCCACGTCATGGCGACCGTCTTCGGCAAGCGGCACGGCGACATCTCGATCCAGGACGGCGAGCTCCTGGAGGAGATGGTCACCGAAGGGTACGACCTCCTCGGCAAGTTCAACTGGGCCGACCACCTGCCATTGCTCAGGTGGCTCGACCTCCAGGGCATCCGCCGCCGGTGCAACAGGCTAGTCCAGAAGGTGGAGGTGTTCGTCGGAAAGATCATACAGGAGCACAAGGCGAAGCGAGCTGCCggaggcgtcgccgtcgccgacggcgtCTTGGGCGACTTCGTCGACGTCCTCCTCGACCTccagggagaggagaagatgTCAGACTCCGACATGATCGCTGTTCTTTGG GAGATGATCTTTAGAGGGACGGACACGGTGGCGATCTTGATGGAGTGGGTGATGGCGAGGATGGTGATGCACCCGGAGATCCAGGCGAAGGCGCAGGCGGAGGTGGACGCCGCCGTGGGGggacgccgcggccgcgtcgccgacggcgacgtggcGAGCCTCCCCTACATCCAGTCCATCGTGAAGGAGACGCTGCGCATGCACCCGCCGGGCCCGCTCCTGTCGTGGGCGCGCCTCGCCGTGCACGACGCGCGCGTCGGTGGCCACGCCGTCCCCGccgggacgacggcgatggtgaACATGTGGGCGAtcgcccacgacgccgccgtctgGCCGGAGCCGGATGCGTTCCGCCCGGAGCGCTTCTCGGAGGGGGAGGACGTCGGCGTgctcggcggcgacctccgcctcgcgccgttcggcgccggccgccgcgtctGCCCTGGCAGGATGCTGGCGCTCGCCACCGCCCACCTCTGGCTCGCCCAGCTGCTGCACGCCTTCGACTggtcccccaccgccgccggcgtcgacctGTCCGAGCGCCTCGGCATGTCgctggagatggcggcgccgctcgTGTGCAAGGCCGTGGCTAGGGCCtga